AGAACGTACTCAGGGCTTCAATTGCTATAGCAATGAAAATAACCACAGCCGGAAGCAGTATTATAAAGTAGTGAGGCGCAAAGTATAGCCCCGCTGATACGGCAAACAAAGAAAAAAACATAAGCAAATTGATAAAAACCTTTTTCCACATCGCCAATTTTGTAAAGAACTGTAAAATAAACCCAAACAGCGCCGTTAACCAAAGCAGGTAAAAACCTTTCAGAACATTTGGGATTATGATTTTAAGCCTTGGAATGGAGGAACTGATAGTTTCGTTTGATACATATGTGTACGCATAGAGAAATGTCCAACGAAAAAAGTTGTTGAAGTCTCCATTGGCATCAACCCACGCGGTAACTAAAATCAGAGGGAGCAAAAACGCAGCAATGAGAGTGCATAGCCTTAAAAGCACATATTTAGCGTTTTGTTTGGTGTGAAATAGCGTATGGTATAGGAAATATGCTATGGCAAAGCAGAAGAAATACATGCCGTGTTGCTTCATTAAAAATCCAATTCCAAGGAAAACCCCTGCAGTAAGAAAAAATTTGTAAGTTTTATTTTCTAATGCAATAAGCAAGTAATAAATCCCGAGAGTGCAAAACAGTACGACAAGGTGAGTAGCGTGAAAGGCAAATCCATAAAATGAATAGTGGAGAGTTAAAAATCCATACGACATGGCTGAAATTGCTCCAACTGTCGGATTAAACAGGCGTTTAACCAGTGCGTAGACAACCAAAATTGCGGCAAGATTAGATATAAGAAACCCAATATGGATACCTTGCACGGTTTGGCCAAATATGGACATAAACAGTGCATAGACCAAAGCCGTGCCGGGTAGTTTCATGGTGTAAGCATACTTATACGGCTCAAGGTTATTAAGAATTAACTTCGCTATATAGGCAAATTCGCCCTCATCACGCTCTAACGGGAAATCCAGAAACCTGATTCTAACCGCAATTATTAAGACAAGTGCAATAAGGAGCGTGAGCCATGCGTAAAGCTCAGAGCGATTGCGTCTAATATCTAAAAACGGACTATCCCCCCTGACCACTTTTTTTCTTTAACTCGTTAATGGAATCAATCGCGTTTGTCGTTTTAGTTTTATCAACTTCATTTCCTAACTCTGTATTCAACCTTAAACTCATGTAGTAATGATCGAGGGCTTTGTCATATTCGCGTTTATTCTGATAAACCATTCCTATTTGATGGAGATTTGTTGCAATCCCTGATTTATTTTCTAATTCCTCACAAATTCTTAAACTTTGGTTATAGTGCTCAAGGGCTTTTTCATAATCGCTCCTCCTATGATAAATTATTCCAATTTGTTTGAGTGAGTCTGCAACACCAACTCTGTCACCTAATTCTTCTGCTATTTTCAGACTTTTGTTATAATGATAAAGAGCCTTATCGTATTCGCTATTTTCATATAACGGCATTTGCTTAAAATCAGAGACACTTTCGTCAATTTTAGTTTGGAGGTTTGGTTCTTTGATATTGAAAGTAAAAACACCGGAGCGCCAACTCCACATATTAGGAGCATTAACGGCAAAACCTTTTACGTCTTCTTTAACCATCCATAGTAACAGAGAAGCTTTGCAAACATTTCCAATGTTTTCTCTGTGAATTTCAAATCCTCTTATATACCAGTCAGGATTTGTTGCAATTAACCACTTTTCATGGTCAACCATGTTTATTATTTTAAATTCTTTGCTCGCTTGTTCAAGGTAATCTTCAAAGGCAACGAAAGAGTGCTTTGTTATTTTCGGCTTGAAAACAGTTGTCCTTTCATCAAAAAGCTTCAGTTTTTCTATCATGAAATCTCTGTAGTTAATGTCATTGAACTCAACAATAATAAGCTGAAAACTCTTGTTGGCTTTTATGAGCATCGTTAGCTCTTCAAAAGCCTCAACATGCTCCGGTAACAGGCCGTCATATAAATCCGCCGGATTTATTTCCGTTTCAGGTTGAATTTCAAAAGTTACAACTGACACTCTAACCTACTTTTGTAAAACGACGTTTTTATATTCATCAAGAGTTCTTACAACAGGATGGGATTGAAGCCATCGCCCACCATCCTCATATTCCAAAAGGGCAAGATTAAAAATCACTTTCCTCTTATCTTTTAACTTATCTTCAGTGCCTCTTACAAGATCATTAAAAGCACGGGCATACTCAGAAAAAGAGTTTGAAATAACCTGTCTTAAACTCACTCTGTAGGATGTGCCATATCTGATGGAATTTGTCAGTTTGGCAAATATTTTAAAAAAGAAGGGCACCTCCCCTTTTGCCTCCGCCCCTGCCTTTAGCTCACTTGCATAGTCTT
This Nitrospirota bacterium DNA region includes the following protein-coding sequences:
- a CDS encoding glycosyltransferase family 39 protein → MVRGDSPFLDIRRNRSELYAWLTLLIALVLIIAVRIRFLDFPLERDEGEFAYIAKLILNNLEPYKYAYTMKLPGTALVYALFMSIFGQTVQGIHIGFLISNLAAILVVYALVKRLFNPTVGAISAMSYGFLTLHYSFYGFAFHATHLVVLFCTLGIYYLLIALENKTYKFFLTAGVFLGIGFLMKQHGMYFFCFAIAYFLYHTLFHTKQNAKYVLLRLCTLIAAFLLPLILVTAWVDANGDFNNFFRWTFLYAYTYVSNETISSSIPRLKIIIPNVLKGFYLLWLTALFGFILQFFTKLAMWKKVFINLLMFFSLFAVSAGLYFAPHYFIILLPAVVIFIAIAIEALSTFLTKKLKLPNTALIIFLLIAAAGFWTDRNYFFKLPLSIISHKIYNKNPFNETPLIADVIKANTSKSDKIAVLGSEPEILFLADRVSSTGYIYTYGLMEIHPGNISMQKELIKELMTNPPKLIVFCHLYKSWAPRNNSPMYIFEWLQRNLNRRYEKIAVFNYLENGKYLYVLGEDAKIYNPTSDEYILILKEKDGIDKNFVWFM
- a CDS encoding tetratricopeptide repeat protein, whose protein sequence is MSVVTFEIQPETEINPADLYDGLLPEHVEAFEELTMLIKANKSFQLIIVEFNDINYRDFMIEKLKLFDERTTVFKPKITKHSFVAFEDYLEQASKEFKIINMVDHEKWLIATNPDWYIRGFEIHRENIGNVCKASLLLWMVKEDVKGFAVNAPNMWSWRSGVFTFNIKEPNLQTKIDESVSDFKQMPLYENSEYDKALYHYNKSLKIAEELGDRVGVADSLKQIGIIYHRRSDYEKALEHYNQSLRICEELENKSGIATNLHQIGMVYQNKREYDKALDHYYMSLRLNTELGNEVDKTKTTNAIDSINELKKKSGQGG